One genomic window of Mycobacteriales bacterium includes the following:
- the tatC gene encoding twin-arginine translocase subunit TatC encodes MTLGEHLAELRRRVIISLVAVVVTTVVAYVFHGHILDFVKHPYCQLPAHYRAISGRCTLVAFGVLDPFTLTLKLSLYAGVIAASPVWLFQLWRFVTPGLYAHERRYATAFVGSSVALFAMGAAFAYLTLPEGLHFLLGFAHGGISSLLTFANYLSFVTAMVLVFAVSFELPLLVIMLNLVGVVSATKLRGWWRAVIFGIFIFAAVATPSQDPFTMSALAFPMCLLYGVAVLVATVHDRRVAARGPLYANLADDELSPIDDEPATR; translated from the coding sequence ATGACCCTCGGCGAGCATCTCGCCGAGTTGCGCCGCCGCGTCATCATCTCCCTCGTCGCCGTGGTCGTGACGACCGTCGTCGCTTACGTCTTCCACGGCCACATCCTCGACTTCGTCAAGCATCCGTACTGCCAGCTGCCGGCGCACTACCGCGCCATTTCCGGGCGATGCACCCTCGTCGCGTTCGGGGTGCTGGACCCGTTCACCCTCACGCTGAAGCTGTCGCTCTACGCCGGCGTGATCGCGGCGTCACCGGTCTGGCTGTTCCAGCTGTGGCGGTTCGTCACGCCGGGGCTGTACGCGCATGAGCGGCGGTATGCGACCGCGTTCGTCGGCTCCTCGGTCGCCCTGTTCGCCATGGGCGCGGCGTTCGCCTACCTGACGCTGCCGGAAGGGCTGCACTTCCTGCTCGGCTTCGCGCACGGCGGGATCTCATCGCTGCTGACCTTCGCGAACTATCTGTCCTTCGTCACGGCGATGGTCTTGGTGTTCGCGGTCTCCTTCGAGCTGCCCCTGCTCGTGATCATGCTCAATCTCGTGGGGGTCGTCTCGGCGACGAAGCTGCGCGGGTGGTGGCGCGCCGTCATCTTCGGGATCTTCATCTTCGCGGCGGTGGCGACCCCGAGCCAGGACCCGTTCACGATGAGCGCTCTCGCGTTCCCGATGTGTCTGCTCTACGGTGTCGCCGTGCTGGTCGCCACCGTCCACGATCGCCGGGTCGCCGCGC